The following are encoded in a window of Kitasatospora sp. NBC_01250 genomic DNA:
- the scpB gene encoding SMC-Scp complex subunit ScpB — protein sequence MADPEAFAEAPVEAPAGPAVALRPALEAVLMLADEPVTEARLAQVVERPRAEVAAVLRELAAEYTAQGRGFELRLVAGGWRYYSAAACAPVVERYVLDGQQARLTQAALETLAVVAYRQPVSRSRVSAVRGVNCDGVMRTLVQRGLVEETGSEPETGAILYRTTNYFLERMGLRGLDELPELAPFLPEVDDVEAESLEGTVLADAVAAAGAREVQ from the coding sequence CTGGCGGACCCCGAGGCTTTCGCGGAGGCGCCGGTCGAGGCGCCGGCCGGGCCGGCGGTCGCGCTGCGGCCCGCGCTGGAGGCGGTGCTGATGCTCGCCGACGAGCCGGTCACCGAGGCGCGCCTGGCGCAGGTGGTGGAGCGCCCGCGCGCCGAGGTGGCCGCCGTGCTGCGCGAGCTGGCGGCGGAGTACACCGCGCAGGGGCGGGGATTCGAGCTGCGGCTGGTGGCCGGCGGGTGGCGCTACTACAGCGCGGCGGCCTGCGCGCCGGTGGTCGAGCGCTACGTGTTGGACGGTCAGCAGGCACGGCTGACCCAGGCCGCCCTGGAGACGCTGGCGGTGGTCGCCTACCGGCAACCGGTGTCCAGATCCCGGGTCTCCGCGGTACGCGGTGTGAACTGTGACGGCGTGATGCGTACCCTGGTACAGCGAGGACTGGTGGAAGAGACCGGATCCGAGCCCGAAACAGGTGCGATCCTGTATCGGACGACGAACTACTTCCTGGAACGGATGGGGCTGCGCGGCTTGGACGAGCTGCCGGAGCTCGCGCCCTTCCTGCCCGAGGTCGACGACGTGGAAGCGGAGTCCCTCGAAGGCACGGTGCTCGCGGACGCGGTGGCCGCTGCGGGCGCACGGGAAGTGCAGTGA
- a CDS encoding DUF4139 domain-containing protein, translated as MTDERTDTTAPPAWPTVLDSVVVHASGAVCRRLAHGTLPVQSAPEGSPPAPRRLRLTGLPSSLRPDSLRAALPEGPAGWRITEVRQEAEARLTEPEQLPELRTRLTQAEQAEAALWSRSGRLATRIAQTAELHAVPPPQHPTDPGRPAAPGQGAQPLRRAPAEALLTLADFVDERLTVLHAEAEALGEQLRQATRERELLADRLARASSAEPTTPVGTSAVVLLTLTPDEDARPLPAEPIAVALEYRVPDARWVPTYQLDHRQDGASGTLLLRAAVAQRTGEDWSGVRIAFSSADLHRPAGLPELRSIRIGRRQPAPAPSGWREPPSGLGDLFADYDSVPRPTAPAPRPQPVALGAAPAGAPRPEQLRHRAAGPRSYGAVPSGPPPAAAAPAAPSAPQSAPTPSGPPPGAGAPRLMHAQLASFDGAPPAPPAPGAPAPPEPQPPHPAPDLLDYAGLTLAGPTAPAGRRGRLHPGARHRTAADHALAPALPPHAVPPRVSAGSFDQRHDAEARTDVPSDGVWHTVGLGRLPVALRPEYVCVPAVDPTVYATLLLANTGDRALLAGPLEVTVDDAFLLTTALPTLAPGATRRIGLGVAESVRVTRRTESQESTAGLRGSTTVLTEQIHLELANRLTRPVTVEVRERIPVTGEKEIRIEERPGTPPWSAPATPLEIHPPGSRLWQVDLPPGGRVALSAGYEIRIPAGKALTGGNRRS; from the coding sequence ATGACCGACGAGCGAACAGACACCACCGCGCCACCGGCCTGGCCCACCGTGCTGGACAGCGTGGTGGTCCACGCCTCGGGCGCCGTCTGCCGGCGCCTGGCGCACGGCACCCTCCCGGTCCAGAGCGCGCCCGAGGGCAGCCCGCCCGCCCCGCGCCGGCTGCGGCTGACCGGCCTGCCCTCCTCGCTGCGCCCCGACTCGCTGCGCGCCGCGCTGCCCGAGGGCCCGGCCGGCTGGCGGATCACCGAGGTCCGCCAGGAGGCCGAGGCCCGGCTGACCGAGCCCGAGCAGCTGCCCGAGCTGCGCACCCGGCTGACGCAGGCCGAGCAGGCCGAGGCCGCCCTGTGGTCGCGCAGCGGGCGGCTGGCCACCCGGATCGCCCAGACCGCCGAGCTGCACGCCGTGCCCCCACCACAGCACCCGACCGACCCCGGGCGCCCCGCCGCCCCGGGCCAGGGCGCCCAGCCGCTGCGCCGCGCGCCCGCCGAGGCGCTGCTCACCCTCGCCGACTTCGTCGACGAGCGGCTGACCGTGCTGCACGCCGAGGCCGAGGCGCTCGGCGAGCAGCTGCGGCAGGCCACCCGCGAGCGCGAACTGCTCGCCGACCGGCTGGCCCGCGCCTCCAGCGCCGAGCCCACCACCCCGGTCGGGACCAGCGCGGTGGTGCTGCTCACCCTCACCCCGGACGAGGACGCCCGGCCGCTGCCCGCCGAGCCGATCGCCGTCGCGCTGGAGTACCGGGTCCCGGACGCCCGCTGGGTGCCGACCTATCAACTGGACCACCGGCAGGACGGCGCGAGCGGCACCCTGCTGCTGCGCGCCGCCGTCGCCCAGCGCACCGGCGAGGACTGGAGCGGGGTCCGGATCGCCTTCTCCAGCGCCGACCTGCACCGCCCGGCCGGGCTGCCCGAGCTCCGCTCGATCCGGATCGGCCGACGCCAGCCCGCCCCCGCGCCCTCCGGCTGGCGCGAACCGCCGAGCGGCCTCGGCGACCTCTTCGCGGACTACGACAGCGTCCCGCGGCCGACCGCGCCCGCCCCGCGCCCGCAGCCCGTCGCGCTGGGCGCCGCACCGGCCGGGGCGCCCCGGCCCGAGCAGCTCAGGCATCGCGCCGCCGGCCCCAGGTCCTACGGCGCGGTCCCGAGCGGACCGCCGCCCGCCGCTGCGGCGCCCGCCGCGCCGAGCGCGCCCCAGTCCGCGCCCACGCCCTCCGGTCCCCCTCCCGGCGCCGGGGCGCCCCGCCTCATGCACGCCCAGCTGGCCTCGTTCGACGGCGCTCCGCCGGCCCCGCCCGCGCCCGGCGCACCCGCGCCGCCGGAGCCGCAGCCCCCGCACCCGGCCCCCGATCTGCTCGACTACGCCGGCCTCACCCTGGCCGGGCCCACCGCCCCGGCCGGCCGGCGCGGGCGGCTGCACCCCGGCGCCCGGCACCGCACCGCCGCGGACCACGCCCTCGCGCCCGCGCTGCCCCCGCACGCCGTCCCGCCCCGGGTCTCGGCCGGCTCCTTCGACCAGCGCCACGACGCCGAGGCCCGCACCGACGTGCCCTCCGACGGCGTCTGGCACACCGTCGGCCTCGGCCGGCTCCCGGTGGCGCTGCGCCCCGAGTACGTCTGCGTGCCGGCCGTCGACCCGACCGTCTACGCCACCCTGCTGCTGGCCAACACCGGTGACCGCGCGCTGCTGGCCGGCCCGTTGGAGGTCACCGTGGACGACGCGTTCCTGCTGACCACCGCGCTGCCCACGCTCGCCCCGGGCGCCACCCGCCGGATCGGCCTTGGCGTGGCGGAGAGCGTGCGGGTGACCCGGCGGACCGAGTCGCAGGAGTCCACGGCCGGCCTGCGCGGCTCCACCACGGTGCTCACCGAGCAGATCCACCTGGAGCTGGCCAACCGGCTGACCCGCCCGGTGACGGTCGAGGTCCGCGAGCGGATCCCGGTGACCGGCGAGAAGGAGATCAGGATCGAGGAGCGCCCCGGCACCCCGCCCTGGTCCGCCCCGGCCACCCCCTTGGAGATCCATCCGCCGGGCAGCCGGCTCTGGCAGGTCGACCTGCCGCCCGGCGGCCGGGTCGCGCTCAGCGCCGGCTACGAGATCCGCATTCCGGCCGGCAAGGCCCTGACCGGCGGAAACCGAAGGAGCTGA
- a CDS encoding ParA family protein encodes MGTVAVRTFEARQAAAHSAGPDVYEADLSSAQHLGYSEFAYGSYDDPDAEYEPDPEYAATLAPDAARQRRERIGPTGRPLPYFPIPAPLAEHGPAQIIAMCNQKGGVGKTTSTINLGAALAEYGRRVLLVDFDPQGALSVGLGVNPMELDVTVYNLLMERGLTADEVLLKTAVPGMDLLPSNIDLSAAEVQLVSEVARESALARALKPLLPDYDYVIIDCQPSLGLLTVNALTAAHSVIVPLECEFFALRGVALLTETIEKVCERLNPELRLDGILATMYDSRTVHSREVLARVVEAFGDHVFHTVIGRTVRFPETTVAGEPITTYATNSVGAAAYRQLAREVLDRCRPVE; translated from the coding sequence ATCGGCACGGTCGCCGTGCGGACCTTCGAGGCCCGGCAGGCCGCCGCGCACAGCGCCGGCCCCGATGTCTACGAGGCCGATCTGAGCTCCGCACAGCATCTGGGCTACAGCGAATTCGCCTACGGTTCCTACGACGACCCGGACGCCGAGTACGAGCCGGACCCGGAGTACGCCGCCACGCTGGCCCCCGACGCGGCCCGCCAGCGCCGTGAGCGGATCGGTCCCACCGGTCGCCCGCTGCCGTACTTCCCGATCCCCGCGCCGCTGGCCGAGCACGGCCCCGCGCAGATCATCGCGATGTGCAACCAGAAGGGCGGCGTCGGCAAGACCACCTCCACCATCAACCTGGGCGCCGCGCTGGCCGAGTACGGCCGCCGGGTACTGCTGGTCGACTTCGACCCGCAGGGCGCGCTCTCGGTGGGGCTCGGGGTCAACCCGATGGAGCTGGACGTCACGGTCTACAACCTGCTCATGGAGCGGGGCCTGACCGCCGACGAGGTGCTGCTGAAGACCGCCGTGCCGGGCATGGACCTGCTGCCCTCCAACATCGACCTGTCGGCCGCCGAGGTGCAGCTGGTCAGCGAGGTGGCCCGGGAGTCGGCGCTGGCGCGCGCGCTCAAGCCGCTGCTGCCCGACTACGACTACGTGATCATCGACTGCCAGCCCTCGCTGGGCCTGCTGACGGTCAACGCGCTCACCGCGGCGCACAGCGTCATCGTGCCGCTGGAGTGCGAGTTCTTCGCGCTGCGCGGGGTCGCGCTGCTGACCGAGACGATCGAGAAGGTCTGCGAGCGGCTCAACCCCGAGCTGCGCCTGGACGGCATCCTGGCCACCATGTACGACTCGCGCACCGTGCACAGCCGCGAGGTGCTGGCACGCGTGGTCGAGGCCTTCGGCGACCACGTCTTCCACACGGTGATCGGGCGCACCGTCCGGTTCCCCGAGACCACGGTGGCCGGCGAGCCGATCACCACGTACGCGACCAACTCGGTGGGCGCTGCCGCCTACCGGCAGCTCGCCAGGGAGGTGCTCGACCGGTGCCGCCCCGTCGAGTGA
- a CDS encoding DUF952 domain-containing protein has translation MILHLAPLDDWLRDPGRPYSAGSLLTDGFIHCSPDEPTTLAVANLFFATAPDPLMALLIDPEEVEPMLRWEAPSGERPLGVAPDVLFPHIYGRLNRSAVKGLAKLERGSHGRWARFEPWS, from the coding sequence ATGATCCTGCACCTCGCACCCCTGGACGACTGGCTCCGCGATCCCGGCCGGCCGTACAGCGCCGGCTCACTGCTGACGGACGGCTTCATCCACTGCTCGCCGGACGAGCCGACCACCCTGGCCGTGGCGAACCTGTTCTTCGCCACGGCGCCGGATCCGCTGATGGCCCTGCTGATCGACCCGGAGGAGGTGGAGCCGATGCTCCGCTGGGAGGCGCCCAGCGGCGAGCGCCCGCTGGGGGTGGCACCCGACGTGCTCTTCCCGCACATCTACGGGCGGCTCAACCGCAGCGCCGTCAAGGGCCTGGCCAAGCTGGAACGCGGTTCGCACGGACGCTGGGCCCGCTTCGAGCCCTGGAGCTGA
- the ald gene encoding alanine dehydrogenase yields the protein MTKVGIPREVKNHEYRVAITPAGVHELVRNGHEVFIEDGAGVGSSIPNEEYVAAGATILATADEVWATADLLLKVKEPIAQEYHRLRKGQTLFTYLHLAADRAGTDALVASGTTAIAYETVQLANGALPLLAPMSEVAGRLAPQVGSYHLMRPAGGRGVLPGGVPGTHPAKCVVIGGGVSGWHAATIAIGMGYDVTLLDRDINKLREADRIFGNKIKAIASNSFELEKAVIEADLVIGAVLIPGAKAPKLVTNELVSRMKPGSVLVDIAIDQGGCFEDSRATTHAEPTFEVHNSVFYCVANMPGAVPNTSTYALTNATLPYIVELANRGWKEALRRDAALAKGLNVHEGQITYGAVAEAFGLPSISLDSVLA from the coding sequence GTGACCAAGGTCGGCATCCCCCGCGAGGTCAAGAACCACGAGTACCGCGTGGCCATCACGCCGGCCGGCGTGCATGAGCTGGTCCGCAACGGCCACGAGGTCTTCATCGAGGACGGCGCCGGCGTCGGCTCCTCCATCCCCAACGAGGAGTACGTGGCCGCCGGTGCCACCATCCTCGCCACCGCCGACGAGGTGTGGGCCACCGCCGACCTGCTGCTGAAGGTCAAGGAGCCGATCGCTCAGGAGTACCACCGCCTGCGCAAGGGCCAGACGCTCTTCACCTACCTGCACCTGGCGGCCGACCGGGCCGGCACCGACGCGCTGGTCGCCTCCGGCACCACCGCGATCGCCTACGAGACCGTGCAGCTGGCCAACGGCGCGCTGCCGCTGCTCGCCCCGATGTCCGAGGTCGCGGGCCGGCTGGCCCCGCAGGTCGGCTCCTACCACCTGATGCGCCCGGCCGGCGGCCGCGGCGTGCTGCCCGGTGGCGTGCCCGGCACCCACCCGGCCAAGTGCGTCGTCATCGGCGGCGGCGTCTCCGGCTGGCACGCGGCGACCATCGCGATCGGCATGGGCTACGACGTGACCCTGCTGGACCGCGACATCAACAAGCTGCGCGAGGCCGACCGGATCTTCGGCAACAAGATCAAGGCGATCGCCTCCAACTCCTTCGAGCTGGAGAAGGCCGTCATCGAGGCCGACCTGGTGATCGGCGCGGTGCTGATCCCGGGCGCCAAGGCCCCCAAGCTGGTCACCAACGAGCTGGTCTCCCGGATGAAGCCGGGCTCCGTGCTCGTCGACATCGCGATCGACCAGGGCGGCTGCTTCGAGGACTCCCGTGCCACCACGCACGCCGAGCCGACCTTCGAGGTCCACAACTCGGTCTTCTACTGCGTGGCCAACATGCCGGGCGCCGTCCCGAACACCTCCACCTACGCGCTGACCAACGCCACCCTGCCCTACATCGTGGAGCTGGCCAACCGGGGCTGGAAGGAGGCGCTGCGCCGCGACGCCGCGCTGGCCAAGGGCCTGAACGTGCACGAGGGCCAGATCACCTACGGCGCCGTCGCCGAGGCGTTCGGCCTGCCCTCCATCTCCCTGGACAGCGTGCTCGCCTGA
- a CDS encoding mucoidy inhibitor MuiA family protein encodes MPTPEVHPTTPLPVTAVTCLEDRAHVERTATLTLAAGQQRLRLGPVSPLAVDHSLRTELAAADATARVLDARLTRSWTPREVGPPGAGDSALRHRLHELETALRTGAQRRDRLTARLALLDQLDADLLREIGEGTGLGEAEPARWSRELDRVAEEQDTHGERLRALEAELAELAEQEQAARQALADAESQPRELTAYLDLTVLADRPATAALTVRHLTPCALWRPAYRAVLAGKELRLESDAVLWQATGEDWSGVRLTLSTARSALAAEPPLLVEDRLTLRELSSAERRTVEVELREEEIGTLGPDGTAPGTAATAAAGDLPGVDDGGEVRVLTAPAPANLPGDGRAHRIPLAGFSAPAGAELTAAPELSALVSEVVRFGNLAGHPLLAGPVELVRDSGYVGRGELRFTATGATAELAFPGADDYRLFREVAESRSSSGLPGLGQRSVLTRTVRVYVSRLSAPGEQGERSLTLRERIPVSEVSAVEVRLRAQECDPAPAEVDAEGVVRWELPLPPGGRRTVTLVYEVLASAKVAGLTA; translated from the coding sequence ATGCCCACGCCCGAGGTCCACCCGACCACCCCGCTCCCCGTCACCGCCGTCACCTGCCTGGAGGACCGCGCCCACGTCGAGCGCACCGCCACCCTCACCCTCGCCGCGGGCCAGCAGCGGCTGCGCCTTGGCCCGGTCAGCCCGCTGGCCGTCGACCACAGCCTGCGCACCGAGCTGGCCGCCGCCGACGCCACCGCCCGGGTGCTGGACGCCCGGCTGACCCGCAGCTGGACCCCGCGCGAGGTGGGCCCGCCCGGCGCCGGGGACTCCGCGCTGCGCCACCGCCTGCACGAGCTGGAGACGGCGCTGCGCACCGGCGCCCAGCGGCGGGACCGGCTGACCGCCCGCCTGGCGCTGCTCGACCAGCTGGACGCCGACCTGCTGCGCGAGATCGGCGAGGGCACCGGCCTGGGCGAGGCCGAACCGGCGCGCTGGTCGCGGGAGCTGGACCGGGTGGCCGAGGAGCAGGACACCCACGGCGAGCGGCTGCGCGCGCTGGAGGCGGAGCTGGCCGAGCTCGCGGAGCAGGAGCAGGCCGCGCGGCAGGCCCTGGCCGACGCCGAGTCGCAGCCCCGGGAGCTGACCGCCTACCTGGACCTCACCGTGCTGGCCGACCGCCCCGCCACCGCCGCCCTGACGGTGCGCCACCTGACGCCCTGCGCGCTCTGGCGCCCGGCCTACCGGGCGGTGCTGGCCGGCAAGGAGCTGCGGCTGGAGTCGGACGCGGTGCTCTGGCAGGCCACCGGCGAGGACTGGTCCGGGGTGCGGCTGACCCTCTCCACCGCCCGCTCCGCGCTCGCCGCCGAGCCGCCGCTGCTGGTCGAGGACCGGCTGACGCTGCGGGAGTTGAGCAGCGCCGAGCGCCGCACCGTGGAGGTCGAACTGCGCGAGGAGGAGATCGGCACGCTCGGCCCGGACGGCACCGCCCCGGGCACCGCGGCGACGGCTGCCGCGGGCGACCTGCCCGGGGTGGACGACGGCGGCGAGGTGCGGGTGCTGACCGCCCCGGCCCCGGCGAACCTGCCCGGCGACGGTCGGGCGCACCGGATCCCGCTGGCCGGTTTCAGCGCACCGGCCGGCGCCGAGCTGACCGCGGCCCCCGAGCTCTCCGCGCTGGTCAGCGAGGTGGTGCGGTTCGGCAACCTGGCCGGCCACCCGCTGCTGGCCGGCCCGGTCGAGCTGGTCCGCGACAGCGGCTACGTCGGCCGCGGCGAGCTGCGCTTCACCGCCACCGGGGCGACGGCCGAGCTGGCCTTCCCCGGAGCGGACGACTACCGGCTGTTCCGCGAGGTCGCGGAGAGCCGCAGCAGCTCGGGCCTGCCGGGTCTGGGCCAGCGCAGCGTGCTGACCCGCACGGTGCGGGTTTACGTCTCGCGGCTCTCCGCACCGGGCGAGCAGGGCGAGCGGTCCCTGACGCTGCGCGAGCGGATCCCGGTCTCCGAGGTCTCGGCGGTCGAAGTGCGGCTGCGCGCGCAGGAGTGCGACCCGGCCCCGGCGGAGGTGGACGCCGAGGGCGTGGTCCGCTGGGAGCTGCCGCTGCCGCCCGGGGGCCGACGGACCGTCACCCTGGTGTACGAGGTGCTCGCTTCGGCCAAGGTCGCGGGGCTGACCGCGTAG
- a CDS encoding pseudouridine synthase, producing the protein MRSSGSGNGRNSGGGSRGGFGGGSGRGGSSSGGGYGGRGGSGGGSSSSGGGYGGRSGGGSSSGGGRGGSSGGYGGRGSSGGGSSSGGYGGRGGSGGGGGYGGGSGAGRGRSGGGSTGGGRDDRRDDRRQYPDRPLRPEERRYDRPEYGGGPNATPARGGFAGRRPGPAPRPRREGQGAPGDPRRQPPQRSRELQAKIEDAVLRRHDGPGAKASSEEGERLQKVLARAGVGSRRACEELIEQGRVEVNGSLVTEQGKRVDPENDEIKVDGLTVATQSYLFFALNKPAGVVSTMEDPDGRQCLGDYVTNRETRLFHVGRLDTETEGIILLTNHGELAHRLTHPRYGVTKTYLAAIQGPIPRDLGKQLAQGIELEDGFARADSFKVVSNVGKNYLVEVTLHEGRKHIVRRMLAEAGFPVEKLVRTHFGPIALGDQKSGWLRRLTNPEVGQLMREVGL; encoded by the coding sequence ATGCGTAGCAGTGGCAGCGGTAACGGCAGGAACAGCGGCGGCGGTAGCCGGGGAGGCTTCGGCGGCGGCAGTGGGCGGGGCGGCAGCAGCAGCGGCGGCGGCTACGGCGGCCGGGGCGGCAGTGGTGGCGGCAGCAGCAGCAGCGGCGGCGGTTACGGCGGTCGTAGCGGTGGTGGCAGCAGCAGCGGCGGCGGCCGGGGCGGCAGCAGCGGCGGCTACGGCGGCCGGGGCAGCAGCGGTGGTGGCAGCAGCAGCGGCGGCTACGGCGGTCGTGGTGGCAGCGGCGGCGGCGGTGGTTACGGCGGCGGCAGCGGTGCCGGCCGCGGGCGCAGCGGTGGCGGGAGCACGGGCGGCGGTCGGGACGACCGCCGCGACGACCGCCGGCAGTACCCCGACCGTCCGCTGCGCCCCGAGGAGCGCCGCTACGACCGTCCCGAGTACGGCGGCGGCCCCAACGCCACCCCCGCCCGCGGCGGCTTCGCCGGCCGGCGTCCCGGCCCCGCGCCGCGCCCGCGCCGCGAGGGCCAGGGCGCCCCTGGCGACCCGCGCCGCCAGCCGCCGCAGCGCTCGCGCGAGCTGCAGGCCAAGATCGAGGACGCGGTGCTGCGCCGCCACGACGGCCCCGGTGCCAAGGCGAGCAGCGAGGAGGGCGAGCGCCTGCAGAAGGTGCTGGCCCGGGCCGGCGTCGGCAGCCGCCGCGCCTGCGAGGAGCTGATCGAGCAGGGCCGGGTCGAGGTCAACGGCTCGCTGGTCACCGAGCAGGGCAAGCGGGTCGACCCCGAGAACGACGAGATCAAGGTGGACGGCCTGACCGTCGCCACCCAGTCGTACCTGTTCTTCGCGCTGAACAAGCCGGCCGGCGTGGTCTCCACCATGGAGGACCCGGACGGCCGCCAGTGCCTGGGCGACTACGTGACCAACCGGGAGACCCGGCTGTTCCACGTGGGCCGGCTGGACACCGAGACCGAGGGCATCATCCTGCTCACCAACCACGGCGAGCTGGCCCACCGGCTGACCCACCCGCGCTACGGCGTGACCAAGACCTACCTGGCCGCGATCCAGGGCCCGATCCCGCGCGACCTGGGCAAGCAGCTGGCCCAGGGCATCGAGCTGGAGGACGGCTTCGCCCGCGCCGACAGCTTCAAGGTCGTCTCCAACGTCGGCAAGAACTACCTGGTCGAGGTCACCCTGCACGAGGGCCGCAAGCACATCGTGCGCCGGATGCTCGCCGAGGCCGGCTTCCCGGTGGAGAAGCTGGTCCGCACCCACTTCGGCCCGATCGCGCTCGGGGACCAGAAGTCGGGCTGGCTGCGCCGGCTGACCAACCCCGAGGTCGGCCAGCTGATGCGCGAGGTCGGTCTCTGA
- a CDS encoding helix-turn-helix domain-containing protein — MLDAFSALGLSEPDGQVYAALVAAPQSTAAELAARCGLTAQQSGKALSRLAQHGMATRAPVERDRYLAVAPDVAIGTLIGHREAELRSARAEMHRLMDAFREASRFTDPARSVEVLTGGEAIAQRLAHLQDTSIQQVRGFDCPPYVQDPVANLTRQRTRLKAGVRYRTVYDREAVAWPGRLENEILIGVQDGEEARVRSTLPMKMILSDLRMAIIPISIGDSVLDAAYVIHPSALLQALDGLFEAEWDRAVPLQAALGTEPGPNEPESDQRKLLGLLAAGLTDESIARSLGWSARTTQRRLQGLMRELGATTRFQAGMAARERGWL; from the coding sequence ATGCTTGACGCTTTCAGCGCGCTCGGGCTCTCCGAGCCCGACGGTCAGGTCTACGCCGCACTGGTGGCCGCCCCGCAGTCCACCGCCGCCGAACTCGCCGCCCGCTGCGGCCTGACCGCCCAGCAGAGCGGCAAGGCGCTCAGCCGGCTCGCCCAGCACGGCATGGCCACCCGGGCGCCGGTCGAGCGGGACCGCTACCTGGCCGTGGCACCCGACGTCGCCATCGGCACCCTGATCGGCCACCGCGAGGCCGAACTGCGCAGCGCGCGGGCCGAGATGCACCGGTTGATGGACGCCTTCCGCGAGGCGTCGCGGTTCACCGACCCGGCCCGTTCGGTCGAGGTGCTCACCGGCGGCGAGGCGATCGCGCAGCGCCTGGCGCACCTGCAGGACACCAGCATCCAGCAGGTGCGCGGCTTCGACTGCCCGCCCTACGTGCAGGACCCGGTGGCCAACCTGACCCGCCAGCGCACCCGGCTCAAGGCGGGCGTGCGGTACCGCACCGTCTACGACCGGGAGGCGGTGGCCTGGCCCGGGCGGCTGGAGAACGAGATCCTGATCGGGGTCCAGGACGGGGAGGAGGCCCGGGTGCGCAGCACCCTGCCGATGAAGATGATCCTCTCCGACCTCCGGATGGCGATCATCCCGATCAGCATCGGGGACAGCGTGCTGGACGCCGCCTACGTGATCCACCCCTCCGCGCTGCTGCAGGCCCTGGACGGGCTCTTCGAGGCGGAGTGGGACCGGGCGGTGCCGCTGCAGGCCGCGCTCGGCACCGAGCCGGGGCCGAACGAGCCGGAGTCGGACCAGCGCAAGCTGCTCGGCCTGCTCGCGGCGGGCCTGACCGACGAGTCGATCGCCCGCTCGCTGGGCTGGAGCGCGCGCACCACCCAGCGCCGGCTGCAGGGGCTGATGCGCGAGTTGGGTGCGACCACCCGGTTCCAGGCCGGCATGGCGGCCCGCGAGCGCGGCTGGCTGTAG
- a CDS encoding segregation and condensation protein A: MSSTRTDPAAAPAEAPSGVPDAAVGGGADAARGAFQVRLANFEGPFDLLLGLIAKHKMDVTEVALAQVTDEFMAHLRAMGPDWDLDATTEFLVVAATLLDLKAARLLPVAEVEDEADLALLEARDLLFARLLQYRAYKRVADVLEQRWAEEQRLRPRTVGLEPQHAELLPEVVIHVGLERFAQLAAKAMTPRPKPAVYVDHIHTPAVSVREQAALVTAYLTAHGSAGFAALVADAGDTLVVVARFLALLELYRERALAFEQPEALGELTVHWVADPQRTVIEVTDEFDGGAGEAPGRGEGAGDERDR; this comes from the coding sequence ATGTCCAGCACCCGCACGGATCCCGCAGCAGCCCCGGCCGAAGCCCCGTCCGGCGTCCCTGACGCCGCCGTCGGTGGCGGCGCCGATGCGGCGCGCGGTGCGTTCCAGGTGCGGCTGGCCAACTTCGAAGGGCCCTTCGACCTGCTGCTCGGTCTGATCGCCAAGCACAAGATGGACGTCACCGAGGTCGCCCTCGCCCAGGTCACCGACGAGTTCATGGCCCACCTGCGCGCCATGGGGCCGGACTGGGACTTGGACGCGACCACCGAGTTCCTGGTGGTCGCGGCCACCCTGCTCGACCTCAAGGCGGCCCGGCTGCTGCCCGTCGCCGAGGTCGAGGACGAGGCGGACCTCGCGCTGCTCGAAGCCCGTGACCTGCTCTTCGCCCGCCTGCTGCAGTACCGCGCGTACAAGCGGGTGGCCGACGTCCTGGAGCAGCGCTGGGCCGAGGAGCAGCGGCTGCGCCCGCGCACCGTGGGCCTGGAGCCGCAGCACGCCGAGCTGCTGCCGGAGGTGGTGATCCACGTCGGCCTGGAGCGCTTCGCGCAGCTGGCCGCCAAGGCGATGACGCCCAGACCCAAGCCGGCCGTCTACGTGGACCACATCCACACCCCGGCGGTCAGCGTCCGCGAGCAGGCCGCGCTGGTCACGGCGTACCTCACCGCGCACGGCTCGGCCGGCTTCGCGGCCCTGGTGGCCGACGCCGGGGACACCCTGGTGGTGGTGGCCCGGTTCCTGGCCCTGCTGGAGCTCTACCGCGAGCGGGCGCTGGCCTTCGAGCAGCCCGAGGCGCTGGGGGAGCTGACGGTCCATTGGGTGGCCGACCCGCAGCGGACGGTGATCGAGGTGACGGACGAGTTCGACGGCGGCGCAGGCGAGGCGCCCGGGCGAGGAGAGGGAGCCGGGGATGAGCGGGACCGCTGA